AGAACCGCCGTCATTAGCGACGATCGCCCGCAAATTATAATACTTGGTACCGCCGTCCAATGGAGCTTCGGTGGCAAAGATCTGCGGAACATTGTTATTGTCAGCCGCACCGGTATAGGTACCATTCTCGGTAAAATACTGCTCCATCGCCTGCGCCAGCCCCATCAGCGCCCCCTGCGCATCCGCGCGACGAGAAGCCTGCACATGGTCCTGATAGGAAGGCCAGGCAATCCCCGCGAGGATACCGATGATTGCCACTACAATCATCAGCTCAATCAAGGAAAACCCATGCTGTTTTTTCATACGTGTGTCCAACTTTTTTCTCAATTCTGTCTGGATATCCGGTGTCACTGATGCAACGCAGCTGCTTCAGGAGATTCTTAATCC
The Microbulbifer celer DNA segment above includes these coding regions:
- a CDS encoding type IV pilin protein; the encoded protein is MKKQHGFSLIELMIVVAIIGILAGIAWPSYQDHVQASRRADAQGALMGLAQAMEQYFTENGTYTGAADNNNVPQIFATEAPLDGGTKYYNLRAIVANDGGSYDLQAQAKGAQADDGNLLLRSTGEKGWDRGDDGKFGASDMCWSKSCS